One window of Candidatus Omnitrophota bacterium genomic DNA carries:
- a CDS encoding IS4 family transposase, with translation MYNKLTLAETQPESAADQVLNEVEQKSLRAYVLYRFGEEIGEKMTVGEVRLWIGRIGGHLGRKRDGQPGVRTLWRGWRDFELIVSMYIALNPQ, from the coding sequence ATATATAATAAACTCACGCTAGCGGAGACGCAACCGGAGAGCGCGGCGGATCAAGTCTTAAACGAGGTGGAACAAAAATCGCTGCGAGCCTACGTTCTCTATCGTTTTGGCGAGGAAATCGGAGAGAAAATGACGGTGGGAGAAGTGCGGCTTTGGATTGGACGGATTGGAGGACATTTAGGGAGGAAACGAGATGGCCAGCCCGGGGTTCGAACCCTATGGCGCGGGTGGAGAGATTTTGAATTGATCGTCTCAATGTATATCGCCCTCAATCCTCAATAA
- a CDS encoding formylglycine-generating enzyme family protein, translating into MTQRTINFGLLFLFSILVIDLAAEDENLRLDFSGRNADENKITIMGAGFGQYPQADASFGAIPTDRAFEGATDGIGIIIKADPGEGIMIFTQPFQTSHCALLRCSIRTDTPYASVYLASLDLGENVFVSTITPNNGNYFLNKYHRLADFFLPPSTGFQGIIQIINTSQSEPLTAYIDNLDILVMSEDKIELDVSEITGMAAGTETTPTLTPTPLPPTPTPSPIPPTATPIPDRIVVPIPNLAVNAKPLEIKLVLAGTFLMGSPENEKDRNANESPLHQVAIAKPFYLSIYPITQAQWQAVMGTNPSIFKGDSNLPVDSVTWDECHDFFQKLKGNAEGVFRMPTEAEWEYACRAGTTTRYYWGDDLEYTEAKDYGWFYDNSQNQTHIVGLKLPNPWGFFDMSGNVNEWCEDYYGAYAAGSQTDPHGPSTGAERVLRGGFWNGSVQSLRSAARNKQPNYTKASTISFRAARDFVVPPTVTPTPTITPTPTYTFTPTFTRTFTPKPTATFTATFTPTPTLIPSPTPTYTPTPLIVLLPNLPEGVLPLEMVYIEPGIFMMGSPSSEADRNDNEGPQHVVTITKGFYLGKYPVTQAQWEAVMGSNPSSFIGSGDLPVESVSWSEGQQFIEQLNALHLRTFRLPTEAEWEYACRAGTTTAYHWGNTIDAIREYAWFYDNSGNQTHSVREKKPNPWNLHEMCGNVLQWCSDKYSVYSSYSQIDPQGAEEGTQHVARGNRYNGAAANSRSASREGHEPSFRANALGLRLLSLDIPPSPTPTDTPMPTPTLTPLPTIEIPLPGLSINAIPLRMALIPAGKYLRGSPLGEKGRGEDEGPQTEIEITKDFYLGKYEVTQAQWKIIMNGENPSHFGGNVNLPVDSVSWDECQAFIQKLNDLNLGYGTFRLPTEAEWEYACRAGSIERYYWGEDANYALIADYAWFYGNSQSKTNVVGIKTPNAWGFYDMSGNAQEWCQDFYDRYSSSNPIDPRGPSFGEDRVIRGGFWNGGETGCRSAARSKFPPSFIAETISFRLALTKPSTPPTSTPTADPNQTPTPTPTHRPPDAPRENVFGSNIQSYIGENTRNKTLLDLKENNLHIVRYFAHESLESNVGFINEAAKNDMRVIIVFDCGNAEYGIDPNVLPCAAAIGDCIDAWWNLDLKTPYDPATGQFERRYTADAAGYGAWVKFRLESIEQRLPGAVSGVIIGVQLGNEEEGKWKHKEGDMYYSGRTFAEYYLQAREAVKTNWPHMEILSGSIEDHKQLDAAAGGVSGGGLQDNGRNCRAFLNGFIQRVMESSNGALDRLPETIAMNGYCGIHPPEFSFEANIYKEWIQRLDTLAEICNQYDYRPKFAIMENGFSPTIGSVYACAGANEMTQAVYYLRSILLNAAMQSALGDVWEYYLYWTQHYNGNYPQWDTGWFNDASADPGTERAIRAAAKQLHASAASFLNPGLGLCKNFRIWIPASTERNEKDRTIGDNLITCGWINDNNEKWGAIWRYRNELDSGEFYTAAESSRKFIVKGENPGPARLYKFVFQTPYCAAGTKWVNIDSTPIEGKPDAADPNSTIYELPAFITHPEYGKILVVNENPAFLKFGE; encoded by the coding sequence TAACTTTGGGCTGCTCTTTTTGTTTTCTATTCTTGTTATCGATCTTGCGGCGGAGGATGAGAATCTGCGGTTGGATTTTTCCGGCCGCAATGCGGACGAGAACAAAATTACGATCATGGGCGCCGGATTCGGGCAATATCCCCAGGCGGACGCGAGTTTTGGCGCCATTCCCACCGATCGCGCATTCGAGGGAGCGACCGATGGCATAGGAATAATTATCAAGGCCGATCCCGGCGAAGGCATTATGATTTTCACCCAGCCCTTTCAAACGTCCCATTGCGCCTTGCTGCGCTGCTCCATACGGACGGATACTCCCTACGCTTCGGTCTATTTGGCATCGCTTGATCTGGGGGAGAACGTTTTCGTTTCGACGATTACTCCCAATAACGGCAATTATTTTTTGAATAAATATCATCGTCTCGCCGACTTCTTTCTTCCCCCCTCTACGGGTTTTCAAGGAATTATTCAAATCATCAATACCAGTCAATCGGAACCCTTAACGGCCTATATCGATAACCTGGATATCCTGGTTATGAGCGAAGATAAGATCGAACTGGACGTATCGGAAATTACCGGGATGGCGGCGGGAACCGAGACGACGCCTACGCTAACTCCTACTCCGCTTCCTCCTACTCCCACGCCCTCCCCCATTCCGCCAACAGCTACGCCCATTCCGGACAGAATCGTCGTTCCCATTCCCAATCTCGCCGTCAACGCCAAACCGCTGGAAATTAAACTGGTTTTAGCGGGAACGTTCTTGATGGGCAGTCCCGAAAACGAGAAAGATAGGAATGCCAACGAATCTCCACTACATCAAGTCGCCATCGCCAAGCCCTTTTATTTGTCGATATACCCCATCACCCAAGCGCAATGGCAAGCCGTTATGGGGACGAATCCATCGATTTTTAAAGGCGATTCCAACTTGCCGGTCGATTCGGTCACGTGGGACGAATGCCATGATTTTTTCCAAAAACTGAAAGGAAATGCGGAAGGCGTATTTCGGATGCCGACGGAAGCGGAATGGGAATATGCCTGCCGTGCGGGAACCACGACTCGTTATTATTGGGGAGACGATTTGGAGTATACGGAAGCTAAGGACTACGGATGGTTTTACGATAACAGTCAAAACCAAACTCACATCGTCGGCTTGAAATTGCCTAATCCTTGGGGATTCTTCGATATGAGCGGCAATGTGAACGAATGGTGCGAGGATTACTATGGCGCTTACGCCGCTGGCAGCCAAACCGATCCGCACGGTCCTTCTACAGGCGCCGAGCGCGTTCTCCGGGGCGGTTTCTGGAATGGAAGCGTTCAAAGCCTGCGTTCCGCAGCGCGCAACAAACAACCCAATTATACTAAGGCCTCAACGATCTCGTTCCGGGCAGCGCGCGATTTCGTTGTACCGCCTACGGTTACTCCAACTCCAACGATAACGCCAACGCCGACTTACACTTTTACGCCGACATTCACACGGACTTTTACGCCCAAGCCAACTGCGACGTTCACGGCGACTTTCACGCCAACGCCAACCCTCATTCCTTCGCCCACGCCTACTTATACTCCGACGCCGTTGATCGTTCTTTTGCCGAATCTGCCAGAAGGCGTTCTTCCATTGGAAATGGTCTATATCGAACCGGGCATTTTTATGATGGGCAGTCCATCAAGCGAAGCCGATCGCAACGATAATGAAGGCCCCCAGCATGTCGTTACGATTACGAAAGGATTTTATCTCGGCAAATATCCCGTTACCCAAGCGCAATGGGAAGCCGTGATGGGAAGCAATCCCTCCTCTTTCATAGGCAGCGGCGATCTGCCTGTTGAAAGCGTCTCCTGGTCCGAAGGCCAGCAATTCATCGAACAACTCAACGCCTTGCATCTGCGAACCTTTCGGCTGCCAACCGAGGCGGAATGGGAATACGCCTGCCGCGCGGGAACGACGACGGCGTATCATTGGGGCAACACGATCGACGCCATACGCGAATACGCCTGGTTTTACGACAATTCCGGCAACCAAACCCATTCAGTGAGGGAAAAAAAGCCCAATCCTTGGAATTTGCATGAAATGTGCGGGAACGTATTGCAATGGTGTTCGGATAAATACAGCGTTTATTCCTCTTATTCGCAAATCGATCCTCAAGGAGCGGAGGAAGGAACTCAGCATGTTGCTCGCGGAAACCGTTATAACGGCGCCGCCGCCAACAGCCGATCCGCTTCCCGCGAAGGACATGAGCCGAGTTTTCGAGCCAACGCTCTTGGTTTGCGGCTTCTCTCCCTCGATATTCCGCCGTCGCCGACTCCCACGGATACGCCGATGCCAACGCCCACATTAACGCCCTTGCCGACAATCGAGATACCCCTCCCCGGCCTATCTATAAACGCTATTCCTCTGCGGATGGCGCTTATACCGGCGGGGAAGTATCTGCGGGGCAGTCCTCTCGGCGAAAAGGGACGCGGCGAAGACGAAGGTCCGCAAACCGAAATCGAGATTACCAAGGATTTCTATCTCGGAAAATACGAAGTAACTCAGGCGCAATGGAAGATCATTATGAATGGAGAAAATCCTTCCCATTTCGGCGGCAATGTCAACCTTCCCGTCGATAGCGTCTCTTGGGACGAATGCCAGGCGTTCATCCAAAAATTAAACGACTTGAATCTTGGCTATGGAACGTTCCGGCTGCCTACCGAAGCGGAATGGGAATACGCCTGCCGGGCGGGAAGCATAGAACGATATTATTGGGGAGAAGATGCCAATTACGCTCTTATCGCCGATTACGCCTGGTTCTATGGCAATTCGCAATCGAAAACGAATGTAGTAGGCATAAAAACGCCCAATGCGTGGGGATTTTACGATATGAGCGGCAATGCGCAGGAATGGTGCCAGGACTTCTACGATCGCTATTCCAGTTCCAATCCAATCGATCCCCGCGGTCCATCATTCGGCGAAGATCGCGTCATCCGGGGCGGTTTCTGGAATGGCGGCGAGACCGGCTGCCGGTCGGCGGCGCGCAGTAAATTTCCTCCTTCCTTCATTGCGGAAACTATTTCATTCCGTCTGGCTCTGACTAAGCCCAGTACGCCGCCGACTTCTACACCGACGGCGGATCCAAATCAAACGCCTACGCCGACGCCGACGCATCGGCCTCCCGACGCGCCGCGAGAAAACGTCTTTGGATCGAATATCCAAAGTTACATTGGAGAAAATACGAGAAATAAAACTCTGCTCGATTTGAAAGAGAACAATCTCCATATCGTGCGCTATTTCGCCCATGAATCGTTGGAGAGCAATGTCGGTTTCATTAACGAAGCGGCGAAAAACGATATGCGGGTCATCATTGTCTTCGATTGCGGCAACGCGGAATACGGCATAGACCCGAATGTACTCCCCTGCGCCGCCGCCATCGGCGACTGTATTGACGCTTGGTGGAACCTGGATTTAAAAACTCCTTACGATCCAGCGACGGGACAATTCGAACGCCGCTATACCGCCGATGCGGCGGGATACGGCGCCTGGGTGAAATTCCGCCTGGAGAGCATCGAACAACGCCTGCCCGGCGCCGTGAGCGGCGTCATTATCGGCGTTCAACTCGGCAACGAAGAAGAAGGCAAGTGGAAACATAAAGAAGGGGATATGTATTACTCGGGCAGAACGTTCGCCGAATATTATCTGCAAGCGAGAGAAGCCGTCAAAACCAATTGGCCGCACATGGAGATTCTCAGCGGCAGCATCGAGGATCACAAACAACTAGACGCGGCGGCGGGCGGCGTCAGCGGCGGCGGCCTGCAAGACAATGGACGAAATTGCCGAGCTTTTCTTAACGGCTTTATTCAACGCGTCATGGAAAGTTCCAACGGCGCATTGGACCGCTTGCCTGAAACGATCGCTATGAATGGCTATTGCGGAATTCATCCGCCGGAATTTTCTTTTGAGGCAAATATTTATAAGGAATGGATTCAACGTTTGGATACGCTGGCGGAAATTTGCAATCAATACGATTACCGCCCCAAATTCGCTATTATGGAAAATGGATTCAGCCCCACGATAGGCAGCGTTTACGCCTGCGCCGGCGCCAACGAAATGACTCAGGCGGTTTATTACCTGCGCAGCATTCTGCTTAATGCCGCCATGCAGTCCGCCTTGGGCGACGTGTGGGAATACTATCTCTATTGGACCCAGCATTACAACGGAAATTATCCGCAGTGGGATACGGGCTGGTTTAACGACGCCAGCGCCGACCCCGGAACGGAACGGGCGATTCGCGCCGCGGCCAAACAACTTCACGCTTCCGCCGCTTCGTTCTTGAATCCGGGACTCGGATTATGCAAAAACTTCCGCATCTGGATTCCTGCTTCCACGGAGAGAAACGAGAAAGACCGCACGATCGGCGACAATCTCATAACTTGCGGCTGGATCAACGACAATAACGAGAAATGGGGAGCCATATGGCGCTACCGCAACGAATTGGATTCCGGCGAGTTCTATACGGCGGCGGAATCCTCGCGAAAGTTCATCGTCAAGGGAGAAAATCCCGGCCCTGCGCGCCTCTACAAATTCGTATTTCAAACGCCTTATTGCGCGGCGGGGACGAAATGGGTCAACATCGACTCGACGCCAATTGAAGGAAAGCCGGACGCCGCCGATCCTAATTCCACCATTTACGAATTGCCCGCATTCATTACGCATCCGGAATATGGGAAGATATTAGTAGTAAACGAGAATCCGGCGTTTTTGAAATTCGGCGAATAA